From the bacterium genome, one window contains:
- a CDS encoding glycosyltransferase, whose protein sequence is MNASPPIPAHTSWQNQRWQSGMIPAISVVFPTYRRPDTLGPVLEALNAQTGLPPEAFEVVVCDDASGDTAPATLLQASAQALHPMTCVVLSEQGGPARARNAALRFVRAPVVLLLGDDILAPPDLVARHMQWHAAHPAVTEALLGASSWDDTPPPTVLMRWLEQGGRHYAFNYRDLPVDCPVSGHFFYTCHVSFKKGLFTLAGGFDESFPFASHEDLELGLRMERHGMQLTFDPTLVVRHRHWMNLQSICTRIYRMGYSSIHFYNTGALPLSRPRALARNLLMRLFASPWARRTATRLAGPATPSHPRPLRWRLLLASMYWSGAYDAAQGKTPLLPSLSR, encoded by the coding sequence ATGAACGCAAGCCCCCCCATTCCCGCCCACACCTCCTGGCAGAATCAACGCTGGCAAAGCGGAATGATCCCCGCCATCAGTGTCGTTTTTCCAACTTATCGTCGCCCGGATACCCTGGGGCCTGTGCTTGAGGCATTGAACGCCCAGACCGGACTCCCCCCGGAAGCCTTCGAAGTGGTCGTCTGTGATGACGCTTCCGGTGACACGGCCCCGGCGACACTGCTTCAGGCCTCCGCACAGGCGCTCCACCCGATGACTTGCGTGGTTCTTAGTGAGCAAGGCGGGCCCGCACGCGCACGCAATGCGGCGCTACGATTCGTTCGCGCGCCGGTGGTCCTGCTCCTGGGTGATGATATCCTCGCCCCGCCCGATTTGGTCGCACGGCACATGCAATGGCATGCCGCACATCCTGCGGTGACCGAGGCACTGCTGGGGGCTTCGTCCTGGGACGATACCCCTCCGCCCACCGTCCTGATGCGCTGGCTGGAACAGGGGGGACGGCACTACGCCTTCAACTATCGTGATCTTCCCGTAGATTGCCCGGTCTCCGGTCACTTCTTCTACACCTGCCATGTCTCTTTCAAAAAAGGATTATTCACGCTGGCGGGCGGATTCGATGAGTCTTTTCCCTTCGCCTCGCACGAGGATCTTGAGCTCGGCTTGAGAATGGAGCGGCACGGCATGCAGTTGACCTTCGACCCCACCCTGGTGGTCCGGCATCGGCACTGGATGAATCTGCAATCTATTTGCACCCGGATCTACCGCATGGGCTATTCCTCCATCCATTTCTATAACACCGGGGCCCTGCCCCTTTCGCGTCCCCGTGCGCTGGCGAGGAACCTGCTGATGCGCCTCTTCGCTTCCCCATGGGCACGCCGAACGGCCACCCGACTGGCCGGGCCGGCCACCCCATCCCACCCGCGCCCGCTGCGCTGGAGACTCCTGTTAGCCAGCATGTATTGGAGCGGCGCCTACGATGCCGCGCAGGGGAAAACACCTCTGCTGCCGTCGCTTTCCAGATAA
- a CDS encoding glycosyltransferase family A protein, giving the protein MSAPLITAIICTRDRARLLDLCLRSVLRQTLPREQYEVLVIDNGSSDDTPSVCATYAASGVRYVMEPVPGLSRARNTGWREAKAPVVGYLDDDGQASEGWLAGALKTFTEVQPPPAWAGGPIDLDWHAPCPTWLDESMQECLGALDLGDQPRWLERYERLGGGNSFFSRELLAELGGFDERLGRIKTLLLSGEETQLQRRIEARNGRLYYHPEIRMLHDVPPERVQPAFFYRRYYWGGITDTVIRRTLREQLPAATNTQLPSAKSNTGTGFLAVISRALRHTLSAAGLAGRDHRIRGRIYLAYVLGTFRGRFLRITLDPP; this is encoded by the coding sequence ATGAGTGCCCCCCTGATTACCGCCATCATTTGCACGCGAGATCGAGCACGCCTGCTTGATCTCTGCCTGCGTAGCGTATTGCGGCAGACGCTCCCACGCGAGCAATACGAGGTGCTGGTCATTGATAACGGCTCAAGTGATGATACCCCTTCCGTATGTGCCACCTATGCGGCCTCCGGAGTGCGCTATGTCATGGAACCGGTGCCGGGATTATCGCGCGCACGGAATACCGGTTGGCGCGAGGCGAAAGCCCCGGTGGTGGGCTATCTCGACGACGACGGTCAGGCGTCCGAAGGCTGGCTGGCCGGTGCGCTGAAAACCTTCACCGAGGTGCAACCGCCCCCCGCCTGGGCGGGTGGGCCCATTGATCTCGACTGGCACGCGCCCTGCCCCACCTGGCTGGATGAGTCGATGCAGGAATGCCTGGGCGCACTCGATCTCGGGGACCAGCCGCGCTGGTTGGAACGATATGAGCGGCTGGGCGGTGGCAACAGTTTCTTCTCCCGCGAGCTCCTCGCCGAACTAGGCGGCTTCGACGAACGACTTGGCCGCATCAAGACACTGCTGCTGTCCGGCGAAGAGACGCAGCTCCAGCGCCGCATCGAAGCGCGCAACGGACGTCTGTATTACCACCCGGAAATCCGGATGCTTCACGACGTGCCGCCGGAAAGGGTCCAACCCGCGTTCTTCTACCGCCGCTACTATTGGGGCGGTATTACCGATACGGTTATCCGGCGCACATTGCGTGAACAACTGCCCGCAGCAACTAACACCCAGCTCCCCTCGGCCAAGTCAAACACCGGAACCGGGTTCCTTGCGGTGATCTCACGCGCTCTGCGCCACACCCTCTCCGCCGCAGGTTTGGCCGGGCGCGACCACCGTATCCGCGGCCGCATCTATCTCGCCTATGTGCTGGGCACCTTCCGCGGCCGCTTCCTGCGCATCACTTTGGATCCCCCGTGA
- a CDS encoding SIS domain-containing protein, which produces MTHKKATSIDFVGEYFTGLKQVINSVDAVQVAALIEELQNAYDADQQVFIIGNGGSASTASHMACDLAKTVLGKLPNKTTKRFRVMSMTDNVSLITALSNDFGFEHVFTEQLQLFARKGDLLIVITGSGNSPNLICAVELARKMGLRTAGLLGFDGGKIQPLLDTPVLVPNYSYGYVEDVHVIFDHLITAWFCKQFHVPERVSGAPVSSRS; this is translated from the coding sequence ATGACACATAAAAAAGCGACCAGCATCGATTTTGTTGGCGAATATTTCACGGGACTCAAACAAGTGATCAACAGCGTGGATGCCGTGCAGGTGGCGGCATTGATCGAGGAACTCCAGAATGCCTACGATGCCGATCAGCAGGTATTCATCATTGGCAACGGGGGCAGCGCAAGCACCGCCTCACATATGGCCTGCGACCTGGCCAAAACCGTGCTCGGCAAATTGCCGAATAAAACGACTAAGCGTTTCCGGGTGATGTCGATGACGGATAACGTATCGCTCATCACGGCCCTCAGCAATGACTTCGGGTTTGAGCACGTGTTTACCGAACAGCTTCAATTATTCGCCCGGAAAGGCGATCTGCTGATCGTCATTACCGGAAGCGGCAATTCGCCGAACCTGATCTGTGCCGTTGAACTGGCGCGAAAAATGGGTCTGCGCACCGCCGGCTTGCTGGGCTTTGATGGCGGTAAGATTCAACCCCTGCTCGACACCCCGGTACTGGTCCCCAATTACAGTTATGGCTATGTCGAAGATGTCCACGTGATCTTTGACCACCTGATCACCGCCTGGTTCTGCAAGCAGTTTCATGTCCCGGAACGGGTGAGCGGGGCCCCTGTCTCCAGCCGCTCCTAG
- a CDS encoding GHMP kinase — MIISRTPLRVSFAGGGTDLRAYYGRERGAVLSTAIDKYIYITVNRKFDDKVRVSYSVTEIVDHASELKHELIREALKLTGITGGIEITSISDVPSQGTGLGSSSSYTVGLLNALYAFTGKLVSAERLADEACRIEIELCGKPIGKQDQYIAAYGGMQHIQFNPDESVFVDPLPCRKELREQLQSSLLMLYTGLTRSANDVLSEQRKNTEQNGVTMDGLRTMRDLADQLRESLCAGNLDGFGEMLHAGWMLKRTLAAGISSPSIDGWYELARKNGAIGGKLLGAGGGGFLLLYAHPDRHADIIRTLPELRPIPFRFEPQGSKIIFIE; from the coding sequence ATGATTATTTCACGCACCCCCTTGAGAGTCAGTTTTGCCGGTGGTGGCACCGATCTGCGCGCCTATTACGGCCGTGAACGCGGGGCTGTCCTGAGCACGGCCATAGACAAATACATCTACATCACGGTCAATCGCAAATTCGACGACAAGGTTCGTGTAAGTTATTCGGTCACCGAGATCGTGGACCACGCTTCGGAACTGAAACACGAATTAATCCGGGAGGCACTCAAACTCACCGGTATTACAGGCGGGATCGAGATCACCTCCATCTCTGATGTGCCCTCGCAGGGTACCGGACTCGGGTCGTCAAGCAGTTACACGGTTGGACTACTCAACGCGCTCTATGCCTTCACGGGAAAATTGGTGAGTGCCGAGCGACTGGCCGACGAGGCCTGTCGGATCGAGATTGAGCTCTGCGGCAAACCGATCGGCAAGCAGGATCAGTACATTGCCGCCTATGGCGGCATGCAACATATCCAGTTCAATCCGGACGAATCGGTCTTTGTCGATCCCCTTCCCTGCCGTAAAGAGCTCAGGGAGCAATTGCAGTCAAGCCTGCTGATGCTCTACACCGGCCTGACGCGCTCGGCCAATGACGTGCTCAGTGAGCAGCGGAAGAATACCGAACAGAACGGCGTGACCATGGACGGACTCCGGACCATGCGCGACCTGGCTGATCAACTGCGCGAAAGCCTGTGCGCCGGTAATCTGGATGGATTCGGCGAGATGTTGCACGCCGGCTGGATGCTGAAACGCACCCTCGCGGCAGGGATCAGCAGTCCTTCCATTGACGGCTGGTACGAACTTGCACGCAAGAACGGGGCCATTGGCGGCAAACTCCTCGGCGCGGGCGGTGGCGGCTTCCTCCTGCTCTATGCACATCCGGACCGGCACGCAGATATCATCCGGACCCTCCCCGAACTGCGCCCCATTCCCTTCCGGTTCGAGCCGCAGGGCAGTAAAATCATTTTCATCGAGTAA
- the galE gene encoding UDP-glucose 4-epimerase GalE, with protein sequence MKVLVTGGAGFIGSVVTELLCDAGHTVWVWDNLSNGHLKAVDGRAQFQRVDLLEATAVAESMQAIRPDAVVHLAAEALIDVSMRDPGRFYRANLIGGIHLLDAMVASGVPRLVFSSTAATYGQPAHTPITEDMAGQPCNSYGASKWAFEQALHWYYSAHGLRHISLRYFNACGATALHGEDHRPETHIIPLLFAVALNQRSAFKLFGTDRATPDGTCIRDYVHVVDIARAHLLALDRIDRTEPTAVNLGLGRGYSNREVIATVQAITGRSLRVDPAPRRAGDPDILIAAADRARTVLGWIPQFPDLNSMVSTAWTWQHEHPKGYES encoded by the coding sequence ATGAAAGTGCTTGTTACAGGCGGAGCAGGATTCATCGGCAGTGTGGTAACAGAACTGCTGTGTGATGCCGGCCACACCGTATGGGTATGGGATAATTTGTCAAACGGCCATCTCAAGGCCGTTGACGGACGGGCGCAATTTCAGCGGGTCGACCTGTTGGAGGCCACCGCCGTCGCTGAATCCATGCAGGCCATACGCCCTGATGCCGTCGTGCATCTGGCCGCCGAAGCCCTGATTGACGTCTCCATGCGCGATCCGGGCCGGTTCTATCGCGCCAATCTCATAGGTGGAATCCACCTGCTCGACGCCATGGTGGCCTCCGGTGTCCCCCGCCTCGTTTTTTCATCGACCGCCGCCACCTACGGCCAGCCGGCCCACACCCCCATCACCGAGGATATGGCCGGCCAACCGTGCAATTCATACGGCGCCTCCAAATGGGCCTTCGAGCAGGCGCTCCACTGGTACTATTCTGCCCATGGGCTCCGGCATATTTCGCTACGTTATTTCAATGCCTGCGGCGCCACGGCACTGCACGGCGAGGATCACCGACCGGAAACACATATTATCCCCCTCCTCTTTGCCGTCGCCCTGAATCAACGCTCCGCCTTCAAGTTGTTCGGTACCGACCGCGCCACTCCCGACGGGACCTGTATCCGGGACTACGTCCATGTGGTAGATATCGCCCGGGCCCACCTGCTGGCCCTGGACCGGATAGACCGCACGGAACCCACCGCTGTCAATCTGGGTCTGGGACGCGGGTACTCGAATCGGGAAGTCATTGCGACCGTGCAAGCCATCACCGGCCGCTCCCTGCGCGTTGACCCTGCGCCGCGCCGCGCGGGGGATCCCGACATCCTGATCGCCGCCGCCGACCGTGCCCGCACCGTATTAGGCTGGATCCCGCAATTCCCGGATCTCAACAGTATGGTGTCCACCGCCTGGACCTGGCAACACGAACACCCGAAAGGCTATGAATCATGA
- a CDS encoding nucleotidyltransferase family protein, producing MKAMILAAGKGTRLYPLTETMPKPMVPVAGKPVLEHTLNWLRRHGILHIAINVHYQSTAIRDYFNDGTGLGVSLHYSQEPELLGTAGGVKQMEPFFGESFVVAYGDVLTDLDLGALIAFHHAHGPAPHTTLTLDQRPDAEQCGVVALDDNQRVTRFLEKPKKEEIQSPWVNSGIMVLDRALLARIPAGRFSDFGRDILPQWLSENVPIFGWGLPESAYLIDMGTPDKYAMAIRDWPSRLHNIKEAS from the coding sequence ATGAAAGCCATGATTTTAGCCGCAGGAAAAGGCACACGCCTCTATCCCCTCACCGAGACCATGCCCAAACCGATGGTGCCCGTGGCCGGCAAACCGGTTCTTGAGCACACCTTGAACTGGCTACGCCGGCACGGCATTCTTCACATTGCTATCAACGTGCACTACCAGAGTACGGCCATTCGCGATTACTTCAATGATGGGACTGGGCTCGGAGTGTCACTGCACTATTCGCAAGAACCTGAATTACTAGGGACGGCAGGCGGAGTTAAACAGATGGAACCGTTTTTCGGGGAGTCCTTCGTCGTGGCCTATGGCGATGTCCTGACGGACCTGGACCTGGGGGCGCTGATCGCCTTCCATCACGCTCACGGGCCAGCTCCGCATACCACCCTCACCCTTGACCAGCGGCCGGATGCGGAGCAGTGCGGGGTGGTGGCACTGGATGACAACCAGCGGGTGACGCGTTTCCTGGAAAAGCCTAAAAAAGAAGAGATTCAATCCCCCTGGGTGAATTCCGGCATCATGGTCCTTGATCGCGCACTCCTAGCCAGGATTCCCGCAGGCCGTTTCAGCGATTTCGGCCGCGACATCCTCCCGCAATGGTTATCTGAAAACGTACCGATTTTCGGGTGGGGACTGCCGGAATCCGCTTACCTGATTGACATGGGTACGCCCGACAAATACGCTATGGCCATTCGTGACTGGCCGTCGCGGTTGCACAATATCAAGGAAGCTTCATGA
- a CDS encoding glycosyltransferase family A protein gives MNTSSPMITVLMPVHNGAEYLRASVESILGQTCRNFELLVVNDGSTDGTPELLSRFAADDPRVHVIGGAERLGFSGALNLGLTQARGALIARMDADDIALPDRLAIQSDFLHTFPEVGLCGGRVQAFGLRKGTFHCPPLTTEETLCYSLFDNPFAHPTIMLRRELVTRHGLRFDPAFCPSDDYELWSRCVRLFPCANINRVLLHYRVHAKSMSEADWSEMDRLATRIAARELAELGLPTDDETTRFHRNLGRGRCFPIRQRDELIRGEQWLQALLAANTNRERYPMATFRRTVGDIWFRACYHAGALGPWMIRHYAGSPLRRTRSTSLKEWLALGRMALNLNKKAQRTGG, from the coding sequence ATGAACACATCTTCCCCAATGATTACCGTCCTGATGCCGGTCCATAATGGCGCAGAGTATTTGCGCGCCTCCGTAGAGAGCATTCTGGGCCAAACCTGTCGGAACTTTGAGCTTCTGGTGGTCAACGACGGCTCAACCGACGGCACGCCGGAACTCCTTTCCCGATTCGCCGCAGACGACCCGCGGGTCCACGTCATCGGCGGGGCGGAACGGCTCGGTTTTTCCGGTGCGCTCAACCTGGGGCTGACACAGGCACGGGGCGCCTTGATCGCCCGCATGGATGCGGATGACATCGCGCTGCCGGATCGCCTTGCAATCCAGTCCGACTTCCTGCACACGTTCCCGGAGGTCGGTTTGTGTGGCGGCCGCGTTCAGGCCTTTGGCCTGCGTAAGGGTACTTTTCACTGCCCGCCGCTCACCACTGAAGAAACGCTCTGCTACTCCCTGTTTGACAACCCGTTTGCCCACCCGACCATCATGCTACGCCGCGAACTGGTTACCCGACACGGCTTACGATTCGATCCGGCCTTCTGTCCCTCCGACGACTACGAGCTCTGGAGCCGTTGCGTGAGGCTTTTCCCCTGTGCGAACATCAATCGCGTTTTACTCCATTACCGGGTGCATGCCAAAAGCATGTCGGAAGCGGACTGGAGCGAAATGGATCGACTGGCCACGCGCATTGCCGCCCGTGAATTGGCGGAACTGGGACTTCCCACCGACGATGAGACGACCCGTTTTCATCGCAATCTGGGGCGTGGCCGGTGTTTCCCGATCCGTCAACGCGATGAACTCATACGGGGTGAACAGTGGCTGCAAGCCCTGTTAGCCGCTAACACGAACCGCGAGCGCTATCCAATGGCCACCTTCAGGCGCACGGTGGGCGATATCTGGTTCAGGGCCTGTTACCACGCCGGGGCGTTGGGACCATGGATGATCCGTCACTACGCAGGTTCGCCCTTGCGCCGCACACGCTCGACCTCCCTGAAGGAGTGGCTGGCCCTGGGCCGAATGGCGCTCAATTTGAATAAAAAAGCGCAACGCACAGGTGGCTGA
- a CDS encoding glycosyltransferase family 4 protein gives MKTHWQRMLYRLPVEWREHRRWKVCPPTGTPPRVFYGFDRLPAPHEPGHGGIIKVQDLQQMFPNSPHRANLLYLISSYTPLFASRMAERARRAGAHFILNQNGVAYPGWYGPGWENANTDMRKLLVQADHIVYQSRFCKDNADRYLGEAHCPSDILHNPVDTRVFVPAPTDPAPGRFVILLAGSHGSFYRVQTAVDTLAELLPHLPESQLIIAGRCAWRSDTATAEAELQAYASKRGVADRVELTGPYPQTAAVPLMQRAHVLLHTKYNDPCPRLVVEAMACGLPIVYSATGGMPELVTQDAGVGIPGPIDYEQDHPPSPAALAEALLTVARQQATFAAAARLHAMAHLDIQPWLCRHAEIFNNLATRAS, from the coding sequence ATGAAGACTCATTGGCAGAGAATGCTGTACCGGCTCCCCGTGGAATGGCGAGAGCATAGGCGCTGGAAGGTGTGCCCCCCTACAGGGACCCCGCCGCGGGTGTTCTACGGATTCGACCGGCTACCCGCACCCCATGAACCCGGGCATGGGGGCATCATCAAGGTCCAGGATCTCCAGCAGATGTTCCCCAACTCGCCCCATAGGGCCAACCTCCTTTACCTCATCAGCAGCTACACCCCGCTGTTTGCCTCACGGATGGCTGAACGGGCCCGCCGGGCCGGGGCGCACTTTATCCTCAACCAGAATGGCGTGGCCTATCCCGGGTGGTACGGTCCCGGCTGGGAGAACGCCAATACGGACATGCGGAAGCTGCTCGTGCAGGCCGACCACATCGTTTATCAAAGCCGTTTCTGCAAGGACAATGCTGACCGCTATCTGGGCGAAGCACACTGTCCCAGCGATATCCTGCATAATCCAGTCGACACCCGTGTATTCGTGCCAGCCCCAACGGACCCGGCACCGGGGCGCTTTGTGATTTTGCTGGCCGGGAGCCATGGCTCATTTTACCGCGTACAGACGGCAGTGGATACGCTGGCCGAACTCCTCCCGCACCTGCCGGAATCTCAACTGATTATTGCCGGCCGCTGTGCCTGGCGTTCCGATACCGCAACCGCAGAGGCGGAGCTGCAGGCCTACGCCTCAAAACGCGGCGTGGCAGACCGGGTGGAGTTGACAGGCCCCTATCCGCAGACGGCGGCCGTGCCCCTAATGCAAAGGGCGCATGTGCTCCTTCACACCAAATACAACGACCCTTGTCCGCGCCTGGTCGTCGAGGCGATGGCCTGCGGCCTACCTATCGTCTACTCCGCAACGGGCGGCATGCCGGAACTGGTGACCCAAGACGCCGGGGTAGGCATACCTGGCCCTATTGATTATGAGCAGGACCACCCTCCCTCGCCAGCCGCATTGGCGGAGGCACTCCTTACCGTCGCCCGACAACAAGCCACCTTTGCGGCGGCCGCCCGTCTTCATGCGATGGCACATCTGGACATCCAACCGTGGCTCTGCCGCCATGCGGAGATATTCAATAACCTGGCAACGAGGGCCTCGTGA
- a CDS encoding MBOAT family O-acyltransferase has protein sequence MLFNSFQFMLFFPLVVALYFLLPPRVRWIMLLAASCYFYMAFVPAYILILFFTILVDYVAGLLIEPAQGQRRRFYLVLSIVANVGVLAFFKYFNFINANLAGLAQVLDWNYPVQPLAWILPIGLSFHTFQSLSYTIEVYRGNQPAERHLGVFALYVMYFPQLVAGPIERPQNLLHQLREPHDFNPVWLRDGLLLMLWGLFKKVVIADRLAIQVNEVFNHPGAYHGLPVLVAAYFFAFQIYCDFSGYSDIARGAAQCMGVRLMVNFRRPYFATSIAEFWQRWHISLSSWFRDYVYIPLGGNRVSAVLWVRNTLAVFLLSGLWHGANWTYVVWGGLHGLYMVIGRFTASWRSHLWEVVGLARWPSLRKFVGVLCTFHLVLVAWFFFRAASLSDVGVLLRNAWQGPWHTTAWAGLRPEEFILAIASLVILISVHLLQRRWHLRPMLSNQPTWIRWGVAYGMILAIVLLGEFRVQPFIYFQF, from the coding sequence ATGCTGTTCAACTCATTCCAATTCATGCTGTTCTTCCCGCTCGTGGTGGCACTGTATTTCCTGCTGCCCCCGCGCGTCAGGTGGATCATGCTGTTGGCCGCCAGCTGTTATTTCTACATGGCCTTCGTGCCGGCCTATATCCTGATCCTTTTCTTTACGATTCTTGTGGATTACGTAGCCGGACTCCTGATTGAGCCGGCACAAGGGCAGCGGCGCCGATTTTACCTGGTGCTAAGCATAGTTGCCAATGTCGGCGTACTCGCCTTCTTCAAATACTTCAATTTCATCAATGCCAACCTGGCTGGTCTGGCGCAAGTGCTGGACTGGAATTATCCCGTTCAACCCCTGGCCTGGATATTGCCTATTGGCCTGTCGTTCCACACCTTCCAATCGTTAAGTTACACCATTGAGGTATACCGGGGAAATCAACCGGCAGAGCGGCATCTGGGAGTGTTCGCCCTTTATGTCATGTACTTCCCCCAACTCGTGGCCGGTCCGATCGAGCGTCCGCAGAATTTATTGCATCAACTGCGCGAGCCCCATGACTTCAACCCGGTCTGGCTGCGGGATGGACTCCTGTTGATGCTGTGGGGCCTGTTCAAGAAGGTGGTGATTGCGGACCGCCTAGCCATTCAGGTCAACGAGGTCTTCAACCATCCGGGTGCCTACCACGGCCTGCCGGTGCTCGTGGCGGCCTATTTCTTTGCGTTCCAGATCTACTGCGATTTCTCAGGATACTCGGACATTGCGCGCGGTGCAGCGCAGTGCATGGGCGTCCGGTTGATGGTGAATTTCCGGCGTCCGTATTTCGCCACGTCTATCGCCGAGTTCTGGCAACGCTGGCACATTTCGCTATCCAGCTGGTTCCGGGATTACGTCTACATCCCGCTGGGTGGCAACCGCGTGTCAGCCGTCCTCTGGGTCCGGAATACCCTGGCGGTTTTCCTCCTCAGCGGGCTGTGGCATGGCGCCAATTGGACCTATGTGGTGTGGGGCGGCTTGCATGGCCTGTACATGGTGATCGGACGGTTTACCGCTTCCTGGCGTTCGCATCTTTGGGAGGTAGTCGGATTGGCGCGCTGGCCATCACTCCGCAAGTTCGTCGGGGTACTGTGTACGTTCCACCTGGTGTTGGTGGCCTGGTTCTTTTTTCGTGCCGCCAGCCTATCGGATGTTGGCGTGCTGTTGCGCAACGCCTGGCAGGGACCTTGGCACACGACGGCGTGGGCGGGACTGAGGCCTGAGGAGTTTATCCTGGCCATTGCCTCACTGGTCATCCTGATCAGCGTACATCTGCTGCAACGCCGCTGGCATCTCCGGCCCATGCTATCCAACCAGCCGACCTGGATCCGTTGGGGGGTCGCCTATGGAATGATCCTGGCCATTGTGCTCCTGGGCGAGTTCCGTGTTCAACCGTTCATTTATTTCCAATTCTAG